A single Thermoleophilia bacterium DNA region contains:
- the pylC gene encoding 3-methylornithine--L-lysine ligase PylC produces MRLLIVGGRLQGTEAAYLAAKAGIETVLVDRCPTPPAVGLVDRFVAADITADEARSRALARSCDAILPACENLATLEWLSRRATAWDVPLLFDLPAYRVTASKSASWRLFDALGVDHPAGWPDCAYPVVVKPDAASGSEGVVLAKDAEAVLSAQQHLRATGHDAVVEAFVGGVSLSLEVLASDGVAMSLQATELEFDGQYDCKRVVAPIAAALPETVMAELLRLGERLALGLGLCGIMDLEVQANGHELTVLEIDARLPSQTPTAVYWSSGINVVSELLRAARGTRPVVVDRTPRCACIYQHVRVEGGKLEVVGEHALAVARPLTSVPCFYGADEALTDCAAGRESWVATLIATGPSVIQARNRAQATVEAIAADHHLTVMPESMPPVSLIERL; encoded by the coding sequence GTGAGACTGCTGATCGTCGGCGGGCGGCTACAGGGAACCGAAGCTGCCTATCTCGCGGCGAAGGCAGGCATTGAGACCGTTCTCGTCGATCGCTGTCCCACGCCGCCAGCGGTGGGACTCGTGGATCGATTCGTGGCGGCCGACATCACAGCCGACGAGGCGCGCAGCCGCGCGCTGGCGCGCAGTTGCGATGCGATCCTGCCGGCCTGTGAGAACTTGGCTACGCTGGAGTGGTTGTCACGCCGCGCAACGGCATGGGATGTGCCCTTGCTCTTCGACCTGCCGGCCTATCGAGTGACTGCCTCGAAGTCCGCGTCGTGGCGCCTCTTCGATGCGCTGGGCGTGGACCATCCGGCCGGGTGGCCCGATTGCGCGTATCCCGTCGTCGTCAAGCCTGATGCTGCCAGCGGCAGCGAAGGTGTGGTGCTCGCGAAGGACGCCGAGGCGGTTCTGAGCGCTCAGCAGCATCTGCGCGCGACCGGTCACGACGCCGTGGTCGAGGCTTTCGTGGGTGGTGTGTCTCTGTCGCTCGAGGTTCTGGCGTCCGATGGCGTCGCGATGTCGTTGCAGGCCACAGAGCTCGAGTTTGACGGCCAGTATGACTGCAAGCGTGTGGTCGCGCCGATCGCCGCGGCCCTGCCCGAGACAGTGATGGCGGAGCTTCTGAGGCTAGGCGAGCGGCTGGCGTTGGGGCTCGGCCTGTGTGGCATCATGGATCTTGAGGTGCAGGCCAACGGCCACGAGTTGACTGTGCTTGAGATAGATGCACGGTTGCCCAGTCAGACGCCGACCGCAGTCTACTGGTCAAGCGGCATCAACGTTGTGAGCGAGTTGCTGCGCGCGGCGCGCGGCACGCGGCCGGTGGTCGTGGATCGCACGCCGCGGTGCGCCTGCATCTACCAGCACGTGCGTGTTGAGGGCGGCAAGCTCGAAGTGGTTGGTGAGCATGCGCTTGCTGTCGCGCGACCATTGACGAGCGTGCCCTGCTTCTACGGTGCCGACGAAGCACTCACCGACTGTGCTGCGGGCCGTGAGTCATGGGTGGCGACGCTGATCGCAACTGGCCCGAGCGTAATCCAGGCGCGGAATCGGGCTCAGGCGACTGTAGAGGCAATCGCCGCCGATCATCACCTCACCGTGATGCCAGAGTCAATGCCACCCGTCTCTCTGATTGAGCGATTGTGA
- the pylB gene encoding methylornithine synthase PylB — MNERSGSVSQLCRRAARGAQLSETECARLLQARDDEAEEVFATARALRRQHFGDVVFLYGFVYFSTFCRNACSFCLYRAGNPAAPRYRKDAVAVVEVCRSLVSAGVSVVDLTMGEDPELRSDAGLNVLLDLVAAVRTEVDAAIMVSPGCLPDSALSSLHAHGADWYALYQETHSPELYRDLRVGQAYADRVAARASARRCGLLVEDGMLTGVGDLPGDRARSIVVMRGEGSEQVRVMSFVPQAGTPLADMQAPGDDDELLTIAVMRLAMPDRLIPASLDVRGLEGLEARIMAGANIVTSLVPPLSGLAGVSQAELGIDCGDRTVASVVPRLQALGLRAGTAAEYRDCLVSLTRRASAVGS, encoded by the coding sequence GTGAACGAGCGCAGCGGGAGCGTCAGTCAGCTGTGCCGCCGTGCCGCGCGCGGTGCGCAGCTGAGCGAAACCGAGTGCGCGCGTCTCCTGCAGGCGCGCGATGACGAGGCCGAAGAAGTGTTCGCCACTGCGCGAGCATTGCGTCGCCAACATTTCGGCGACGTCGTCTTCCTCTACGGTTTCGTCTACTTCTCGACGTTCTGCCGCAACGCCTGCTCCTTCTGTCTCTATCGCGCGGGCAATCCTGCGGCGCCGCGCTATCGCAAGGATGCTGTTGCAGTCGTTGAGGTGTGCCGCTCGCTCGTGTCGGCCGGGGTCTCTGTCGTTGACCTCACCATGGGCGAGGACCCGGAACTGCGGAGCGACGCCGGGCTGAACGTGCTGCTCGATCTCGTCGCTGCGGTGCGGACGGAGGTGGACGCTGCGATCATGGTCTCGCCGGGGTGTCTGCCCGATTCTGCGCTCAGCAGTCTGCACGCCCATGGTGCCGACTGGTATGCCCTCTATCAGGAGACGCACTCTCCCGAGCTCTACCGTGACCTTCGCGTGGGTCAGGCGTACGCTGATCGTGTGGCGGCTCGTGCGAGCGCGCGTCGATGCGGCCTTCTGGTGGAAGACGGCATGCTGACTGGGGTCGGCGACTTGCCGGGTGATCGTGCCCGCTCAATCGTCGTCATGCGTGGCGAAGGCAGCGAGCAAGTGCGTGTGATGAGCTTTGTTCCACAGGCGGGTACGCCGCTCGCCGACATGCAAGCGCCAGGAGACGACGACGAACTGCTGACGATTGCCGTCATGCGTTTGGCCATGCCTGATCGGCTCATCCCTGCCTCGCTCGATGTCCGCGGTCTCGAGGGTTTGGAGGCTCGCATCATGGCAGGAGCCAACATTGTGACGTCGCTCGTGCCACCGCTGAGCGGGCTGGCAGGCGTCTCTCAGGCCGAACTCGGCATTGACTGCGGCGATCGCACCGTGGCCAGCGTTGTTCCGCGTCTGCAGGCGTTGGGGTTGAGAGCCGGCACCGCCGCCGAGTACCGAGACTGCCTCGTGTCTCTCACTCGCCGCGCGTCGGCGGTCGGGTCGTGA
- a CDS encoding DUF3467 domain-containing protein: protein MQEPERRINLHATPEMMAGVYANFANVSHSDYEFSITFVRLDHESEESGEINGVVVSRVNLSPRFMKELLEAMTDNLSKWQAAENIRDLPEAPGRD, encoded by the coding sequence ATGCAGGAGCCAGAGCGGCGCATCAATCTTCACGCTACGCCAGAGATGATGGCTGGCGTCTATGCGAACTTCGCGAACGTCAGCCATTCCGACTACGAGTTCTCGATCACATTTGTACGTCTTGATCACGAGAGCGAAGAGTCCGGTGAGATCAACGGCGTTGTCGTCAGCCGGGTTAACCTTTCGCCGCGCTTTATGAAAGAACTCCTCGAGGCGATGACCGACAATCTCAGTAAGTGGCAGGCGGCCGAGAACATCCGCGATCTGCCGGAGGCGCCGGGACGCGATTGA
- a CDS encoding isocitrate/isopropylmalate dehydrogenase family protein, with protein MSYSVTLIPGDGTGPELAGALETVIAATGVPIIWEVHDAGLAVMEEYGTPLPEHVLDSIRRTKVAIKGPITTPVGTGFRSVNVALRKELDLYACLRPSKSMKGVRSRYDNIDLVVVRENTEDLYAGIEHMVGDDAAESIKIITRKGSERIVRFAFDYARMHSRRKVTAVHKANIMKCTDGLFLRVAREIAEQYPEIEFEDRIVDNMCMQLVQKPELYDVLVMPNLYGDIVSDLCAGLIGGLGVAPGANIGAGAAVFEPVHGSAPKYAGQDKVNPMALLRSGVLLLEHLGEATAARRMEDAIAAVVAEGKNVTYDLGGTAGTKGMAEAIARRIAG; from the coding sequence ATGAGTTACTCAGTCACGCTTATACCCGGTGATGGCACAGGCCCGGAGCTCGCCGGCGCCCTCGAGACCGTGATCGCGGCCACCGGCGTGCCGATCATCTGGGAGGTCCACGATGCCGGCCTCGCCGTCATGGAGGAGTACGGCACGCCGCTGCCAGAGCATGTGCTCGATTCGATCCGGCGCACCAAAGTGGCAATCAAAGGCCCCATAACAACGCCCGTGGGGACCGGCTTCCGCAGTGTCAATGTGGCCTTGCGCAAGGAACTTGATCTGTACGCTTGTCTCCGGCCGTCCAAGTCGATGAAGGGTGTGCGGAGTCGCTACGACAACATCGACTTGGTGGTGGTCCGCGAGAACACTGAAGACCTGTACGCGGGCATCGAGCACATGGTCGGCGACGATGCCGCAGAGAGTATCAAGATCATCACACGCAAGGGCAGTGAGCGCATCGTGCGCTTTGCCTTCGACTACGCGCGCATGCATAGCCGGCGCAAGGTCACGGCGGTACACAAGGCCAACATCATGAAGTGCACGGACGGCCTCTTTCTTCGTGTGGCTCGTGAGATCGCCGAGCAGTACCCCGAGATCGAGTTCGAGGATCGCATCGTCGACAACATGTGTATGCAGCTCGTCCAGAAGCCTGAGCTCTACGATGTTCTGGTGATGCCCAATCTCTATGGCGATATCGTCAGCGATCTCTGCGCAGGCCTCATCGGCGGTCTCGGCGTCGCGCCGGGGGCTAACATTGGTGCAGGTGCGGCGGTCTTTGAGCCTGTCCACGGGAGCGCGCCCAAGTACGCGGGTCAGGACAAGGTGAATCCAATGGCGTTGCTCCGCTCCGGCGTCCTGCTTCTCGAGCATCTGGGTGAGGCCACGGCGGCGCGGAGGATGGAAGACGCGATCGCCGCGGTCGTGGCCGAAGGCAAGAACGTAACATACGATCTTGGGGGCACGGCCGGCACCAAGGGCATGGCCGAAGCCATCGCCCGGCGCATAGCTGGCTAA
- a CDS encoding 3-isopropylmalate dehydratase small subunit — protein sequence MNGELLHGKAWLFGDDISTDHIAPGRLFHLRTDLPELAKHVMEDARPEFAEQVTAGDFIVGGRNFGLGSSREHAPRIIKLAGVGAVLAQSFARIFFRNAINVGLPVLQCDTSGIGEHDELEIDLTAGEVRDITTGSVIPFVPLPPVMVTILGDGGLVAHIKKHDGFALPGA from the coding sequence ATGAACGGCGAGCTGCTGCACGGCAAGGCCTGGCTTTTCGGCGACGACATCTCCACGGACCACATCGCCCCCGGCCGGCTCTTCCATCTCCGCACCGATCTGCCCGAACTCGCCAAGCATGTGATGGAGGACGCTCGTCCCGAGTTCGCCGAACAGGTGACCGCGGGCGACTTCATCGTCGGCGGGCGCAACTTCGGCTTGGGCTCCAGTCGGGAGCATGCGCCGCGAATCATCAAGCTTGCGGGTGTGGGCGCTGTGCTGGCTCAGAGCTTCGCGCGCATCTTCTTCCGCAATGCGATCAACGTGGGGCTTCCCGTGCTGCAATGCGACACGAGCGGCATCGGCGAGCACGATGAGCTCGAGATCGATCTTACCGCCGGCGAAGTACGCGACATCACCACCGGGTCGGTCATCCCCTTCGTGCCGCTGCCGCCGGTCATGGTGACGATTCTCGGGGACGGCGGGCTCGTCGCCCACATAAAGAAGCACGACGGCTTTGCTCTACCCGGAGCCTAG
- a CDS encoding peptidylprolyl isomerase, which produces MVIDPSRRYTARVSTDLGDFVLELFADKAPQTVNNFVFLAREGYYDGVTFHRVIKGFMAQGGDPTGTGMGGPGYSFDDEFHPDLTHNGPGILSMANAGPGTNGSQFFITYTETHYLDFRHAVFGRVIEGMEVVDAIPERDPDRAREPGLAMKSVMIVEEPAE; this is translated from the coding sequence ATGGTCATCGACCCCTCTCGGCGCTACACGGCGCGCGTGTCGACCGACCTCGGCGACTTCGTGCTCGAGCTCTTTGCCGACAAAGCACCGCAGACGGTCAACAACTTCGTCTTCTTGGCACGCGAGGGCTACTACGACGGAGTCACCTTCCACCGGGTCATCAAGGGCTTCATGGCTCAGGGCGGTGACCCGACTGGTACGGGAATGGGCGGGCCGGGCTACTCTTTCGACGACGAGTTTCACCCTGATCTGACTCACAACGGACCCGGCATACTCTCGATGGCGAACGCGGGTCCGGGTACCAACGGCTCGCAGTTCTTCATAACCTACACGGAGACGCACTACCTCGATTTCCGTCATGCGGTCTTCGGACGCGTCATCGAGGGTATGGAGGTCGTTGACGCGATCCCCGAGCGAGACCCGGACCGGGCGCGCGAACCAGGGCTGGCGATGAAGAGTGTGATGATCGTGGAGGAGCCTGCCGAATGA
- a CDS encoding 3-isopropylmalate dehydratase large subunit, with the protein MTAQTLAEKILAAHAGLTTVVPGQIVVANVDVAIAQDGTGPLAIQQIVELDVAAVRAPTCVFFIDHAAPAPRRELANAQQGIRAFCASSGATLSDVDEGVCHQLVAERYAKVGDLVIGADSHTCTAGALAAFGTGMGSTDVAVGMASGKTWLRVPETFRIELDGSLSDGVEAKDLMLTLIGRLGADGATYKALEFGGPGIDALPMPGRLTLSNMAVEAGAKAGLMPSDERTREFLARLGREADWRPLTADRDATYERVVRFAADEIVPVVAKPHTVDNMAIISDLEPVRVDQVLIGTCTNGRLEDLRSAARILRGRRRAATTRLIVTPASRAVAKAAAAEGLLDVFWDAGAVITNPGCGACVGIHEGILADGEVCLSTANRNFHGRMGNPEGSIYLASPATAAATAIRGEITDPREFL; encoded by the coding sequence ATGACGGCGCAAACGCTCGCCGAGAAGATCCTCGCGGCGCACGCCGGTCTGACGACGGTCGTGCCGGGGCAGATCGTGGTCGCCAACGTAGACGTGGCAATCGCGCAGGACGGCACAGGACCTCTGGCGATTCAGCAGATCGTCGAGCTCGATGTCGCAGCGGTGAGGGCGCCGACCTGCGTGTTCTTCATCGATCATGCCGCTCCGGCGCCGCGCCGCGAGCTCGCCAACGCTCAACAAGGTATTCGCGCCTTCTGTGCCTCGTCGGGCGCTACGCTGAGCGACGTCGACGAGGGTGTGTGTCATCAGCTGGTCGCCGAGCGCTACGCCAAGGTCGGCGACCTTGTGATCGGGGCCGACTCGCATACCTGCACGGCCGGTGCGCTGGCGGCCTTCGGTACCGGGATGGGGAGTACCGACGTCGCCGTGGGCATGGCGAGCGGTAAGACTTGGCTGCGCGTGCCCGAGACGTTCCGCATTGAACTCGACGGTTCGCTCTCCGACGGAGTCGAAGCGAAAGATCTCATGTTGACGCTCATCGGTCGCCTGGGAGCCGACGGAGCCACCTACAAGGCATTGGAGTTTGGCGGACCCGGCATCGATGCGCTTCCCATGCCCGGCCGGCTCACGCTCAGCAACATGGCGGTTGAGGCAGGCGCCAAAGCCGGTCTCATGCCGAGTGACGAGCGTACGCGCGAGTTTCTCGCACGTCTCGGCCGCGAGGCAGATTGGCGGCCGCTTACGGCCGACCGCGACGCGACCTACGAACGCGTCGTCAGGTTCGCCGCGGATGAGATCGTGCCGGTCGTGGCCAAGCCGCACACTGTGGACAACATGGCCATCATCTCCGATCTCGAGCCGGTCAGAGTCGATCAAGTGCTCATCGGAACATGCACGAACGGCCGGCTCGAGGACCTCCGCTCGGCGGCGCGCATCCTGCGTGGCCGCCGTCGGGCTGCCACCACTCGCCTGATCGTTACTCCGGCTTCCCGCGCCGTGGCCAAGGCCGCCGCCGCAGAAGGACTGCTGGACGTGTTCTGGGACGCCGGCGCTGTGATTACCAACCCCGGTTGCGGCGCGTGTGTCGGGATCCACGAGGGCATCCTCGCCGACGGCGAGGTCTGCTTGAGTACCGCGAACCGCAACTTCCACGGGCGCATGGGCAATCCTGAGGGCTCCATCTACCTGGCGTCGCCCGCGACCGCCGCTGCTACTGCCATACGTGGCGAGATTACTGATCCTCGCGAGTTTCTCTAG
- the nifV gene encoding homocitrate synthase — MSSEFSSFVIGRARPAEPPVRIDDTTLRDGEQTAGVVFSNEEKVRIACLLDEVGVHQIEVGIPAMGGDEKKTIKHIVGLGLHASILAWNRAVKSDLEHSLDCGVDAVAISMSASDIHIEHKLQKSRQWVLDQIRSCVAFAKEHDLYVSVNAEDASRADLEFLLRFAQAAREEGANRLRFCDTLGILDPFDTHNVIAFLKKESGLAIEMHTHDDFGMATANALAGIKAGATYVNTTVNGLGERAGNAALEEVVMALKYLGKVDVGLQTNRFREVSEYVAAASARTVPAWKSIVGTNVFAHESGIHADGVIKNPLNYEAFAPEDVGLERQIVVGKHSGSRTVYRKFQEFGLELSQEECDGVLALVRAQAIELKRALFDKELMYIYHDYLRSRKSADQQSAIAAATNVGGPA; from the coding sequence ATGAGTAGCGAGTTCTCGAGTTTTGTCATCGGCCGCGCACGACCGGCGGAACCGCCGGTTCGCATCGACGACACCACCCTACGCGACGGTGAGCAGACGGCCGGGGTGGTGTTCTCGAACGAAGAGAAGGTGCGCATTGCGTGCCTTCTGGACGAGGTCGGTGTTCACCAGATCGAGGTCGGTATTCCCGCGATGGGTGGTGACGAGAAGAAGACCATCAAACACATTGTCGGACTCGGGCTCCACGCGTCGATTCTCGCCTGGAATCGAGCCGTGAAGTCGGATCTCGAGCATTCGCTGGACTGCGGGGTGGATGCGGTCGCCATCTCGATGTCCGCCAGCGATATCCACATCGAGCACAAGCTCCAGAAGAGCCGCCAATGGGTTCTCGACCAGATCCGCAGCTGCGTGGCGTTTGCCAAGGAGCACGACCTGTATGTCTCCGTCAACGCTGAAGACGCGTCGCGCGCCGACCTGGAGTTTCTGCTGCGCTTTGCTCAGGCGGCCAGAGAAGAAGGCGCCAACCGCCTGCGGTTCTGCGATACGTTGGGCATCCTCGATCCCTTCGATACGCACAACGTCATCGCTTTTCTCAAGAAGGAGAGCGGTCTCGCCATCGAGATGCACACGCACGACGATTTCGGAATGGCGACTGCGAACGCGCTCGCGGGGATCAAGGCCGGCGCGACGTATGTCAACACGACGGTCAACGGACTTGGCGAACGCGCCGGCAATGCGGCCCTGGAAGAGGTCGTCATGGCGCTCAAGTATCTCGGCAAGGTCGATGTGGGTCTGCAAACCAATCGTTTTCGTGAGGTGAGCGAGTACGTGGCTGCCGCGTCTGCGCGGACGGTGCCGGCGTGGAAGAGCATCGTCGGCACCAACGTGTTTGCGCACGAGAGCGGCATTCACGCGGACGGTGTCATCAAGAATCCTCTGAACTATGAGGCTTTTGCACCGGAGGACGTCGGCCTTGAGCGCCAGATCGTCGTTGGCAAGCACTCCGGTTCACGAACGGTATACCGCAAGTTCCAGGAGTTTGGCCTCGAGCTGTCTCAGGAGGAGTGCGACGGTGTGCTTGCGCTGGTGCGCGCTCAGGCCATCGAGCTCAAGCGAGCCCTCTTCGACAAGGAACTGATGTACATCTACCACGACTATCTGCGCAGCAGGAAGTCCGCCGACCAGCAGTCTGCCATCGCTGCGGCGACGAACGTTGGGGGACCTGCATGA
- the gatB gene encoding Asp-tRNA(Asn)/Glu-tRNA(Gln) amidotransferase subunit GatB — translation MSAWEPVIGLEMHVELDTATKMFCGCAVTKGDPPNTHTCPVCLAHPGALPVLNERAVEYATRIALALNCTVAPRNTFHRKNYFYPDLPKAYQISQYDEPLALAGWFEYWVGDEKLRCRINRVHMEEDAAKLVHAGGEAGRIAGSEYSVVDFNRGGTPLIEIVTEPDIPSPEAARELLQQLRNVVVELGVSACNMEEGQIRWDANVSVRPAGSEQLGTRTELKNMNSFRFLQQALDAEIPRQIDVLESGGTIAQETLHFDPDTGATTPLRSKEEAHDYRYFPEPDLVPLVIDPSWVEGLRTTQPELPEARVARLMENYGLPRADARILGSSRGLATFFEDVVTHGADAKPAANWILGEYLAYMNAGDVEPGHGHVSAERLAKLVKMVVGGVVSTSAGKDVFAKMIEERTEPETVVEKYGLGQISDSSALEAVVAETITANPTQVEQYRAGRQQVLGYFVGQVMKASKGRANPQLVNELLRRHLDA, via the coding sequence ATGAGCGCCTGGGAGCCGGTGATCGGTCTCGAGATGCACGTCGAACTGGATACTGCCACGAAGATGTTCTGCGGCTGCGCCGTCACGAAGGGCGATCCGCCAAACACGCACACTTGTCCTGTGTGCCTGGCTCATCCGGGCGCGCTGCCGGTGCTCAACGAACGCGCCGTGGAGTACGCCACGCGTATTGCGCTGGCGCTCAACTGTACCGTCGCCCCGCGCAACACGTTTCACCGCAAGAACTACTTCTATCCCGACTTGCCCAAGGCCTATCAGATCAGTCAATACGACGAACCCCTGGCGCTGGCCGGGTGGTTTGAGTACTGGGTCGGCGACGAGAAGCTGCGCTGTCGCATCAATCGCGTGCACATGGAGGAGGACGCAGCCAAACTGGTGCACGCCGGCGGCGAGGCCGGGCGCATCGCCGGCTCGGAGTATTCGGTCGTCGACTTCAACCGCGGCGGAACTCCGCTGATCGAGATCGTGACCGAGCCAGACATTCCGTCACCGGAGGCGGCCCGCGAGTTGCTGCAGCAACTGCGCAATGTGGTGGTCGAGCTCGGCGTCAGTGCCTGCAACATGGAAGAAGGCCAGATCCGCTGGGACGCCAACGTGAGCGTGCGACCAGCAGGGAGCGAGCAGCTCGGCACACGTACTGAGCTCAAGAACATGAACAGCTTCCGCTTCCTTCAGCAGGCCTTGGACGCAGAGATCCCGCGGCAGATCGACGTGCTCGAGTCCGGCGGGACCATCGCGCAGGAGACACTGCATTTCGATCCCGACACGGGGGCGACGACACCCTTGCGCTCCAAGGAGGAGGCGCACGACTATCGCTACTTCCCGGAGCCGGACCTAGTGCCGCTGGTCATCGATCCTTCCTGGGTTGAGGGGTTGCGCACGACGCAGCCCGAGTTGCCGGAGGCGCGCGTCGCTCGTCTCATGGAAAACTATGGCCTGCCGCGGGCGGACGCACGCATCCTCGGCAGTTCGCGCGGGCTGGCGACCTTCTTTGAGGACGTCGTCACGCACGGCGCCGATGCCAAGCCCGCGGCGAATTGGATCCTCGGAGAGTACCTCGCCTACATGAACGCCGGCGACGTCGAGCCGGGGCACGGCCACGTTTCCGCCGAACGCCTGGCGAAGCTCGTCAAGATGGTTGTGGGCGGAGTGGTATCGACCAGTGCCGGCAAGGACGTCTTCGCCAAGATGATCGAGGAGCGAACTGAGCCCGAGACAGTGGTCGAGAAGTATGGGCTCGGTCAGATCAGCGACAGTTCGGCACTTGAGGCCGTGGTCGCAGAGACTATCACTGCGAATCCGACACAGGTCGAGCAGTACCGCGCGGGAAGGCAACAGGTGCTCGGCTATTTCGTCGGCCAGGTGATGAAAGCCAGCAAGGGTCGTGCCAATCCGCAGTTGGTGAACGAGCTCCTGCGCCGGCATCTCGATGCCTGA
- the gatA gene encoding Asp-tRNA(Asn)/Glu-tRNA(Gln) amidotransferase subunit GatA — protein sequence MAELDPLRLTARVAKRLLVDGQISSAELAKVYLDQINAVEDRVRAFIRVTYDNVAKYSTKVDREMQALRGPLAGLPIAIKDNMVTEKVTTTCASRILRNYVPIYTATAVRKVWDDHVVMLGKTNMDEFAMGSSTENSAFHATRNPWDLATVPGGSSGGSAAAVAAGEALWALGSDTGGSIRQPAALCGVVGMKPTYGAVSRYGLIAFASSLDQIGPLTRSVYDCALLLQHIVGRDPMDSTSVDLPEPIALPDAERLDGLRIGIPREYLAAGIEPGVRARFEDTIALVEELGAQCREISLPHTEYALPAYYIIAPAEASANLARFDGVRYGYRAEHAENLRDMYERTRGEGFGAEVKRRIMIGTYALSAGYYDAYYGRAQRVRTLVRRDFANAFADVDLIASPTTPTVAFAAGSRTQDPLAMYVCDICTIPANLAGLPAISIPCGLSGGLPVGFQLVGPAFSENRILQAAHALEGAIGFDPAPPFTDSAGEGVAP from the coding sequence ATGGCCGAGCTCGATCCGCTTCGTCTAACGGCACGCGTCGCCAAACGACTGCTGGTCGACGGCCAGATCTCCTCGGCGGAACTGGCGAAGGTGTATCTGGATCAGATCAACGCCGTCGAGGATCGTGTGCGCGCCTTCATTCGCGTGACGTACGACAACGTCGCCAAGTACTCGACCAAGGTGGATCGTGAGATGCAGGCACTGCGAGGCCCGCTCGCCGGTCTGCCGATCGCGATCAAAGACAACATGGTGACCGAGAAGGTCACTACGACGTGCGCATCGCGCATTCTGCGAAACTACGTGCCGATCTACACGGCGACAGCAGTGCGCAAGGTCTGGGACGATCACGTGGTTATGCTGGGCAAGACGAACATGGACGAATTCGCCATGGGATCGTCAACGGAGAACTCCGCATTTCATGCAACCCGCAACCCATGGGACCTTGCTACGGTGCCGGGTGGTTCGAGCGGAGGCTCCGCCGCCGCGGTCGCCGCCGGTGAGGCCCTGTGGGCTCTCGGCAGCGATACGGGCGGTTCTATTCGTCAACCCGCCGCACTTTGTGGCGTCGTCGGCATGAAGCCCACCTATGGTGCTGTAAGCCGCTATGGACTCATCGCGTTCGCGAGCTCGCTCGATCAGATCGGGCCGCTGACGCGCTCCGTGTACGATTGCGCCCTCCTCCTGCAGCACATCGTCGGTCGCGACCCCATGGACTCGACCAGTGTCGATCTTCCGGAGCCCATCGCGCTGCCAGATGCGGAGCGTCTCGATGGACTCCGGATCGGTATCCCGCGCGAGTACCTCGCCGCCGGCATCGAACCTGGAGTGCGAGCGCGCTTCGAAGATACTATTGCGTTGGTCGAAGAGCTCGGAGCTCAGTGTCGCGAGATCAGCCTGCCGCACACCGAGTACGCGTTGCCGGCGTACTACATCATCGCGCCGGCCGAGGCGAGCGCGAATCTCGCGCGTTTCGACGGTGTGCGCTATGGATACCGCGCCGAACACGCTGAGAATCTGCGCGACATGTATGAGCGCACGCGCGGGGAGGGCTTCGGCGCCGAGGTCAAGCGGCGCATCATGATCGGCACCTATGCGCTCTCCGCTGGGTACTACGACGCGTACTACGGTCGCGCGCAGCGTGTGCGCACGCTCGTGCGTCGCGACTTTGCGAATGCGTTCGCGGATGTCGATCTCATTGCGTCGCCGACTACGCCCACCGTCGCCTTCGCGGCGGGTTCGCGCACGCAGGATCCTCTCGCCATGTACGTCTGCGACATCTGCACCATCCCTGCGAATCTCGCCGGTCTGCCGGCGATCAGCATTCCGTGCGGGCTCAGCGGCGGCCTTCCTGTGGGCTTTCAGCTCGTCGGCCCTGCATTTAGCGAGAATCGCATTCTTCAGGCGGCGCATGCCTTGGAGGGGGCGATCGGCTTCGATCCGGCGCCCCCGTTCACAGACTCGGCCGGCGAGGGGGTCGCACCATGA
- the gatC gene encoding Asp-tRNA(Asn)/Glu-tRNA(Gln) amidotransferase subunit GatC — MIGEDDVRYVGQLARLRLEQDEIVRMADELAKILGHIDKMSELDVAGVPPTAHVLDVVNVMRADKPRPSLSRDDALRNAPSAALDSFRVPRMS, encoded by the coding sequence ATGATCGGAGAGGACGACGTTCGCTACGTCGGACAGCTGGCTCGCCTGCGTCTCGAGCAGGACGAGATCGTGCGCATGGCTGACGAATTGGCCAAGATTCTCGGTCACATCGACAAGATGAGCGAGCTCGATGTTGCCGGCGTTCCGCCAACGGCTCACGTTCTCGACGTCGTCAATGTGATGCGCGCCGACAAGCCTCGTCCAAGCCTCTCGCGTGACGATGCGCTGCGCAACGCCCCCTCCGCTGCCCTGGATTCGTTCCGGGTGCCGAGGATGAGTTGA
- a CDS encoding cold-shock protein has protein sequence MAQGTVKWFSNEKGYGFIERESGDDLFVHFSEISMDGYKTLVQGQRVEFEVSEGDKGLQAATVRPLA, from the coding sequence TTGGCGCAGGGGACCGTGAAGTGGTTCAGCAACGAGAAGGGCTACGGTTTCATCGAGCGTGAGAGTGGCGACGATCTGTTCGTTCACTTCTCGGAGATCTCCATGGATGGGTACAAGACGCTCGTCCAGGGACAGCGGGTGGAATTTGAGGTGAGTGAGGGAGACAAAGGTCTGCAGGCGGCGACGGTGCGTCCGCTCGCCTGA